One genomic segment of Burkholderia pyrrocinia includes these proteins:
- a CDS encoding UDP-glucose 4-epimerase family protein, with the protein MTHLVVTGANGFVGRAVCRRALQAGHTVTALVRRPGGCIDGVREWVHGTADFDGLDKAWPADLAADCVIHLAARVHVMRDESPDPDAAFDATNVAGTLRLAEAARNHGVRRIVFASSIKAVGEGDGGVPLSEAFEPEPQDAYGRSKLRAERQLAQFGASAGLDVVVVRPPLVYGPTVRANFLRMMDAVARGMPLPLGAVAARRSIVYVDNLADALLRCAIDPRAAGECFHVADDDAPSVAGLLRLVGDALGKPARLIAVPPALLRVLGKLTGRRAAIDRLTGSLQLDTGRIRRVLDWHPPYTTRQGLEATAAWYRSRDTQQ; encoded by the coding sequence ATGACTCACCTCGTCGTCACCGGTGCGAACGGTTTCGTCGGCCGTGCGGTCTGCCGCCGCGCGCTGCAGGCCGGGCACACCGTTACCGCACTGGTACGGCGTCCGGGCGGCTGCATCGACGGCGTGCGCGAATGGGTACACGGCACCGCCGATTTCGATGGCCTGGATAAAGCGTGGCCGGCCGATCTGGCCGCCGATTGCGTGATCCATCTGGCCGCCCGCGTGCACGTGATGCGCGACGAGTCGCCCGATCCCGACGCCGCGTTCGACGCCACCAACGTCGCCGGCACCCTGCGTCTCGCCGAGGCGGCGCGCAATCACGGCGTACGCCGCATCGTGTTCGCAAGCAGCATCAAGGCGGTTGGCGAGGGCGACGGCGGTGTGCCGCTGTCGGAAGCTTTCGAACCCGAACCACAGGATGCATACGGCCGTTCGAAGCTGCGCGCGGAGCGGCAACTCGCGCAGTTCGGCGCGTCGGCGGGGCTCGACGTCGTCGTCGTTCGTCCGCCGCTCGTCTATGGCCCGACCGTCCGTGCCAACTTCCTGCGGATGATGGACGCGGTCGCGCGCGGGATGCCGTTGCCGCTCGGCGCCGTTGCAGCGCGCCGCAGCATCGTCTACGTCGACAACCTCGCCGATGCGCTGCTGCGTTGCGCAATCGACCCGCGCGCGGCCGGCGAATGCTTTCACGTCGCCGACGACGACGCGCCGTCGGTCGCGGGCCTGCTGCGTCTGGTCGGCGACGCGCTCGGCAAGCCGGCGCGGCTGATCGCGGTGCCTCCGGCACTGCTGCGCGTGCTCGGGAAGCTGACCGGCCGCCGCGCGGCCATCGACCGCCTGACGGGCAGCCTGCAGCTCGATACGGGCCGGATCAGGCGCGTGCTCGACTGGCATCCGCCCTATACGACCCGGCAGGGCCTCGAAGCGACCGCCGCATGGTATCGTTCGCGCGATACACAACAATAG
- a CDS encoding glycosyltransferase family 4 protein — protein MKLGVDITWMVGNYRGMGRFARQLVEPVGASVLGLAPSGVSADEWPCVSGGHGFFPWWEQVELPRLCREQKLDYLLCPYNTGPLRSTGNTRVVAVVHDLIYMKPWHVLPPARSLYQTVGRVYRRQVVPRLVRRADAVLTISRFTQRELMERFGLREADVPVIPCMISDDWFAPPVSQAARQPYLFTVAGEVPSKNVDRLLQAFAAARPALGDDARLRIAGIKSDHHAHFLGRADALGLTGVVELLGYVSREELREQYRQARAFIFASLFEGFGIPLLEAMASGTPVACSNTTSMPEIVGECGLQFDPYSVEDMAEQIRRVWDDSTRFDVAVGAGMDRARTFSASAVRPSIQDFWARLS, from the coding sequence GTGAAGTTGGGGGTGGATATCACCTGGATGGTGGGCAATTACCGCGGCATGGGGCGCTTCGCGCGACAACTGGTGGAGCCGGTCGGCGCGTCGGTGCTGGGCCTGGCGCCAAGCGGCGTGAGCGCCGACGAATGGCCGTGCGTCAGCGGCGGGCACGGTTTCTTCCCGTGGTGGGAGCAGGTCGAGTTGCCGCGCCTGTGCCGCGAGCAGAAGCTCGATTATTTGCTGTGCCCGTACAACACGGGGCCGCTGCGGTCCACGGGCAATACGCGGGTGGTCGCGGTCGTCCATGACCTGATCTACATGAAGCCGTGGCATGTGCTGCCGCCGGCGCGATCGCTGTATCAGACCGTCGGGCGCGTCTACCGTCGCCAGGTGGTGCCGCGGCTCGTGCGCCGGGCCGATGCCGTGCTGACCATCTCGCGGTTCACGCAGCGGGAGCTGATGGAGCGGTTCGGGTTGCGCGAGGCGGACGTCCCCGTCATTCCGTGCATGATTTCGGACGACTGGTTCGCGCCGCCGGTGAGTCAGGCCGCGCGCCAGCCGTACCTGTTCACGGTGGCGGGAGAGGTGCCGAGCAAGAACGTCGATCGTCTGCTGCAGGCCTTTGCAGCGGCGCGACCCGCGCTCGGCGACGACGCGCGGCTGCGGATCGCCGGGATCAAGTCCGATCATCACGCGCATTTTCTCGGGCGGGCGGACGCACTCGGGTTGACGGGCGTCGTCGAACTGCTCGGCTATGTGTCGCGGGAGGAACTGCGCGAACAGTACCGTCAGGCCCGCGCGTTCATCTTTGCTTCGTTGTTCGAAGGGTTCGGGATCCCGTTGCTGGAAGCGATGGCGTCCGGTACGCCCGTCGCGTGCAGCAACACGACGTCGATGCCCGAGATCGTCGGCGAGTGCGGCCTGCAGTTCGATCCTTATTCGGTGGAAGACATGGCGGAACAGATCCGCAGGGTGTGGGACGACAGCACGCGATTCGACGTGGCGGTCGGCGCCGGCATGGACCGCGCGCGCACCTTCTCGGCGTCCGCCGTTCGTCCGTCGATTCAGGATTTCTGGGCGCGTCTGTCATGA
- a CDS encoding glycosyltransferase family 4 protein gives MKVGFGTTALARSSAHGGVDGIGSYTRELGRALLARGGVDLVPAGFGAVVGDDVFPGARPPVNLGRHEVATVLGAVTPWTAIDEKALRAERVDVFHATDHLIPKLSATPVIATLMDAIPLSHPEWTTIRLAALRRWLLRRSGTWADHVITISDYSKQEIVEHFGIAPERISVVPLGVHPRFFARIDRAERDEVLKRLGLPAQFFLCVGTLQPRKNLERVLDAHASLPVGLRRDIPLVIVGRAGWGCEHLVERLRTEGDGSVRWLQYLPDHDVRALMQSASALVFASLCEGFGLPVVEAFASGLPVVASNTTSVPEVAGDAAILVDPSRIGEIADGMRMIVEQPGKADALRAAGLARARELNWPACAEKTLAVYETVLGATRRS, from the coding sequence GTGAAGGTCGGTTTCGGCACGACTGCGCTGGCCCGGAGCAGTGCGCATGGCGGTGTCGACGGCATCGGTTCGTATACGCGCGAACTGGGGCGGGCGTTGCTGGCGCGGGGCGGGGTCGACCTGGTGCCGGCCGGCTTCGGTGCGGTGGTCGGCGACGACGTGTTTCCGGGTGCGCGGCCGCCGGTGAATCTCGGCCGGCACGAGGTCGCGACGGTGCTGGGCGCGGTGACGCCGTGGACGGCCATCGACGAGAAGGCACTGCGCGCGGAACGCGTCGACGTGTTTCATGCGACCGATCACCTGATTCCGAAGCTGTCCGCGACACCGGTCATCGCGACACTGATGGACGCGATTCCGTTGTCGCATCCCGAATGGACGACGATCCGGCTGGCGGCGCTGCGCCGCTGGCTGTTGCGACGCTCGGGCACCTGGGCCGACCATGTGATCACGATCTCCGACTATTCGAAGCAGGAAATCGTCGAGCATTTCGGTATCGCCCCGGAGCGAATCTCGGTCGTTCCATTGGGGGTGCACCCCCGCTTCTTCGCGCGGATTGATCGGGCCGAGCGCGATGAGGTACTGAAGCGGCTTGGCTTGCCGGCGCAATTCTTTCTGTGCGTCGGGACCCTCCAGCCGCGGAAGAATCTCGAGCGGGTGCTCGACGCTCATGCGAGCTTGCCTGTCGGTCTGCGTCGCGACATACCGCTGGTGATCGTCGGTCGGGCCGGGTGGGGCTGCGAGCATCTCGTTGAGCGTCTACGCACCGAAGGGGATGGCAGCGTTCGCTGGCTCCAGTATCTGCCTGACCACGACGTGCGCGCGCTGATGCAGTCGGCCAGCGCGCTCGTGTTCGCGTCGCTCTGCGAGGGCTTTGGGCTACCCGTGGTGGAAGCCTTCGCTTCGGGGCTGCCGGTCGTCGCATCGAACACGACGTCCGTTCCCGAAGTCGCGGGCGACGCGGCGATCCTGGTCGATCCGTCCCGTATCGGCGAAATCGCGGACGGCATGAGAATGATCGTCGAGCAGCCGGGCAAGGCCGACGCGCTTCGCGCGGCCGGACTGGCGCGGGCACGCGAGCTGAACTGGCCCGCCTGTGCGGAGAAGACGCTGGCCGTCTACGAAACCGTCCTGGGCGCGACACGTCGTTCATGA
- a CDS encoding polysaccharide biosynthesis protein has protein sequence MLRSKASWLSLSAFLFDLTAVVAAWLFAYLVRFNGSVPHDFLSGALMALTWVLPVYALMFHGFGLYRGLWVFASLPDLMRIAKAVVGGGVIVMIGAVMFQPVPIIPRSVLLVSPLMLFLAMGGARALYRATKEYYLYGGLVGKGKPVLVLGAGTAGASLARELSRSGEWRLVGLLDDDVTKQGREIYGYKVLGSFNDLKHWTDAMKVEYAIIAIPSASVEVQRRVATLCVRAGVKAMVLPSLTALMPGQGFLSQVRNIDLEDLLGRDAVTIDTPHVEALLRGRVVMVTGAGGSIGSELCRQILRFAPAQLVAFDLSEYAMYRLTEELRERFPDLPVLPIIGDAKDSLLLDQVMSRHAPHIVFHAAAYKHVPLMEEHNAWQALRNNVLGTYRVARAAIRHDVRHFVLISTDKAVNPTNVMGASKRLAEMACQALQQTSGRTQFETVRFGNVLGSAGSVIPKFQQQIAKGGPVTVTHPEITRFFMTIPEASQLVLQASSMGHGGEIFILDMGEPVKIVDLACDLIRLYGFSEDQIRIEFTGLRPGEKLYEELLADDEATTRTPHPKLRIARAREVPDNLLDELLPWLMQHRVLSDDEVRRDLRRWVPEYQTAVAPVLQSVPKRAVSSE, from the coding sequence ATGTTGCGATCCAAAGCATCGTGGCTGTCGCTGAGTGCTTTCCTGTTCGACCTGACGGCGGTTGTCGCCGCATGGTTGTTCGCTTATCTCGTTCGTTTCAATGGCAGCGTTCCGCATGATTTCCTGAGCGGCGCGCTGATGGCGCTGACGTGGGTACTGCCGGTCTACGCGCTGATGTTCCACGGGTTCGGCCTGTATCGCGGGTTGTGGGTGTTCGCGAGCCTGCCTGACCTGATGCGCATTGCGAAGGCGGTGGTCGGCGGCGGCGTGATCGTGATGATCGGCGCCGTGATGTTCCAGCCGGTGCCGATCATTCCGCGCTCGGTACTGCTCGTGTCGCCGCTGATGCTGTTCCTCGCGATGGGCGGCGCGCGTGCGCTGTATCGCGCGACGAAGGAGTATTACCTGTACGGCGGGCTCGTCGGGAAGGGCAAGCCGGTGCTGGTGCTCGGCGCTGGCACGGCGGGTGCGAGTCTCGCGCGCGAACTGTCGCGCTCCGGCGAATGGCGCCTCGTCGGCCTGCTCGACGACGACGTCACGAAGCAGGGCCGCGAGATCTACGGCTACAAGGTGCTGGGCTCGTTCAACGATCTCAAGCACTGGACCGACGCGATGAAGGTCGAGTACGCGATCATCGCGATTCCGTCGGCGTCGGTCGAGGTGCAGCGTCGCGTCGCGACGCTGTGCGTGCGGGCCGGCGTGAAGGCGATGGTGCTGCCGTCGCTGACCGCGCTGATGCCGGGGCAGGGTTTCCTGTCGCAGGTGCGGAACATCGATCTCGAGGATCTGCTCGGCCGCGACGCCGTGACGATCGACACGCCGCACGTCGAGGCGCTGCTGCGCGGCCGCGTCGTGATGGTGACGGGCGCGGGCGGCTCGATCGGCTCCGAGCTGTGCCGGCAGATCCTGCGCTTTGCGCCGGCGCAGCTTGTCGCGTTCGACCTGTCCGAGTACGCGATGTACCGGCTCACCGAGGAACTGCGCGAGCGCTTCCCCGACTTGCCGGTCCTGCCGATCATCGGCGACGCGAAGGATTCGCTACTGCTCGACCAGGTGATGTCGCGCCATGCGCCGCACATCGTGTTCCATGCGGCCGCCTACAAGCATGTGCCGCTGATGGAGGAGCACAACGCCTGGCAGGCGCTGCGCAACAACGTGCTCGGCACGTATCGCGTGGCCCGCGCGGCGATCCGCCACGACGTGCGTCACTTCGTGCTGATCTCGACCGACAAGGCCGTCAATCCGACCAACGTGATGGGCGCGAGCAAGCGCCTCGCCGAAATGGCCTGCCAGGCGCTGCAGCAGACGAGCGGGCGCACGCAGTTCGAGACCGTGCGCTTCGGCAACGTGCTCGGCAGCGCGGGCAGCGTGATTCCGAAGTTCCAGCAGCAGATCGCGAAGGGCGGCCCGGTGACGGTCACGCACCCGGAGATCACGCGGTTCTTCATGACGATCCCGGAAGCGTCGCAGCTCGTGCTGCAGGCGTCGAGCATGGGGCACGGCGGCGAGATCTTCATCCTCGACATGGGCGAGCCGGTGAAGATCGTCGATCTGGCATGCGACCTGATCCGCCTGTACGGTTTCTCCGAGGATCAGATCCGGATCGAGTTCACCGGGCTGCGGCCCGGCGAGAAGCTCTATGAGGAACTGCTCGCGGACGACGAGGCGACGACGCGCACGCCCCATCCGAAACTGCGGATCGCGCGTGCGCGCGAAGTGCCGGACAACCTGCTCGATGAATTGCTGCCGTGGCTGATGCAGCATCGCGTGCTGAGCGACGACGAGGTGCGGCGCGATTTGCGGCGCTGGGTGCCGGAATATCAGACAGCGGTTGCGCCGGTGCTGCAGAGCGTGCCGAAGCGGGCGGTTTCCAGCGAGTAA
- the gmd gene encoding GDP-mannose 4,6-dehydratase produces the protein MKVSIITGITGQDGAYLAELLLDKGYTVYGTYRRTSSVNFWRIEELGIAKHPNLHLVEYDLTDLSASIRLLQTTGATEVYNLAAQSFVGVSFDQPVTTAEITGIGPLNLLEAIRIVNPKIRFYQASTSEMFGKVQAIPQIESTPFYPRSPYGVAKLYAHWITVNYRESYDIFGCSGILFNHESPLRGREFVTRKITDSVAKIKLGQLDVLELGNMDAKRDWGFAKEYVEGMWRMLQADEPDTFVLATNRTETVRDFVRMAFKATGVDLEFKGSDANEIAVDVATGKTVVRVNPKFHRPAEVDLLIGNPEKAKQKLGWEPTTTLEQLCAMMVEADLRRNELGFSF, from the coding sequence ATGAAAGTTTCCATCATTACCGGCATCACCGGCCAAGACGGCGCCTATCTCGCCGAGCTCCTGCTCGACAAGGGCTACACGGTCTACGGCACCTATCGCCGCACCAGCTCGGTGAACTTCTGGCGTATCGAAGAGCTTGGCATCGCCAAGCATCCGAACCTGCATCTGGTCGAATACGACCTGACCGACCTGTCGGCGAGCATCCGCCTGCTGCAGACGACCGGCGCGACGGAGGTCTACAACCTCGCGGCGCAGAGCTTCGTCGGCGTGTCCTTCGACCAGCCGGTCACCACGGCGGAAATTACCGGCATCGGTCCGCTGAACCTGCTCGAGGCGATCCGCATCGTCAATCCGAAGATCCGCTTCTACCAGGCGAGCACGTCCGAAATGTTCGGCAAGGTGCAGGCGATTCCGCAGATCGAATCGACGCCGTTCTATCCGCGCAGCCCGTATGGCGTGGCGAAGCTGTACGCGCACTGGATCACGGTGAACTACCGCGAGAGCTACGATATCTTCGGCTGCAGCGGGATCCTGTTCAATCACGAATCGCCGCTGCGCGGTCGCGAATTCGTCACGCGCAAGATCACCGACTCCGTCGCCAAGATCAAGCTCGGCCAGCTCGACGTGCTCGAGCTCGGCAACATGGATGCGAAGCGCGACTGGGGCTTTGCGAAGGAATATGTCGAAGGCATGTGGCGCATGCTGCAGGCCGACGAGCCGGATACGTTCGTGCTCGCCACGAACCGTACCGAAACCGTGCGCGACTTCGTGCGCATGGCGTTCAAGGCGACCGGCGTCGACCTCGAGTTCAAGGGCAGCGACGCGAACGAGATCGCTGTCGATGTCGCAACCGGCAAGACGGTGGTCCGCGTCAATCCGAAGTTCCATCGTCCGGCCGAGGTCGACCTGCTGATCGGCAATCCGGAGAAGGCGAAGCAGAAGCTGGGCTGGGAGCCGACGACGACGCTCGAGCAGCTGTGCGCAATGATGGTTGAAGCGGATTTGCGTCGCAATGAACTCGGCTTCTCGTTCTGA
- a CDS encoding glycosyltransferase: MSRDKKKLLVLTPRFPYPVIGGDKLRIYHLCRVLSRHYSLTLLSMCETDEEMHAALPDDGVFDRVERVFLSRRRSYVNTLLALPTRTPLQVAYYRSRAFAAAVARLLPSHDGVFVHLVRCAEYVRKSDKPRILEMTDAISLNYSRVKQLKNARGLKSRVFGIEAKRLLDYERTIVDDFDLSVLVSRTDRDYLFPGASAAKVMVCSNGVDLSNLPYMARSMASRILIFIGDMRTVQNQDMCHFFAKAVLPLLRKRADYRFRIVGSIAPALAEQFRAYDGVDVTGRVESVAQAASDGAIGVCPMRIGAGVQNKILEYMALGLPVVTTSLGHEGLGAESGRDLLIADTPEEFVDRIEQLVADEAAAVEMAARARTFVEHEHGWERMIAPLVDKVGTLLA; the protein is encoded by the coding sequence ATGAGTCGGGACAAGAAGAAGCTGCTGGTGCTGACGCCCCGGTTTCCGTATCCGGTGATCGGCGGCGACAAACTGCGGATCTATCATCTCTGCCGTGTGCTGTCCCGCCATTACTCGCTGACGCTGCTGAGCATGTGCGAGACCGACGAAGAGATGCACGCCGCGTTGCCGGACGATGGCGTATTCGACCGGGTCGAACGGGTCTTTCTGTCCCGCCGGCGGTCGTACGTCAATACGCTGCTCGCGCTGCCCACGCGCACGCCGCTGCAGGTGGCGTACTACCGGAGTCGCGCGTTTGCGGCCGCCGTGGCGCGATTGCTGCCGTCGCACGACGGCGTATTCGTGCATCTCGTGCGCTGCGCCGAGTATGTACGCAAGTCGGACAAGCCGCGCATCCTGGAAATGACCGATGCGATCTCGCTCAACTACAGCCGTGTGAAGCAGTTGAAGAACGCACGCGGGTTGAAGTCGCGCGTGTTCGGTATCGAGGCGAAACGCCTGCTCGACTACGAGCGCACGATCGTCGACGATTTCGACCTGTCGGTGCTGGTTTCCAGGACCGACCGTGACTACCTGTTTCCGGGCGCGTCCGCCGCGAAGGTGATGGTATGTTCGAACGGCGTGGATCTGTCGAACTTGCCGTACATGGCGCGCAGCATGGCGAGCCGGATCCTGATTTTCATTGGCGACATGCGCACGGTCCAGAACCAGGACATGTGCCACTTTTTCGCGAAGGCCGTGCTGCCGTTGCTGCGCAAGCGGGCGGATTATCGCTTCCGGATCGTGGGGTCGATCGCGCCCGCACTGGCCGAACAATTTCGCGCGTATGACGGCGTCGACGTGACCGGCCGGGTCGAGTCGGTTGCGCAAGCCGCATCCGACGGCGCGATCGGCGTGTGCCCGATGCGCATCGGTGCGGGCGTGCAGAACAAGATTCTCGAGTACATGGCGCTCGGGCTGCCCGTCGTCACCACATCGCTGGGCCACGAGGGCCTGGGCGCGGAAAGCGGCCGGGATCTGCTGATTGCGGATACGCCGGAGGAATTCGTCGATCGCATCGAGCAGCTCGTCGCCGACGAGGCCGCGGCGGTCGAGATGGCGGCGCGAGCGCGAACCTTCGTCGAGCACGAGCACGGGTGGGAGCGGATGATCGCGCCGCTCGTCGACAAGGTGGGTACGTTGCTGGCCTGA
- a CDS encoding NAD-dependent epimerase/dehydratase family protein: MNSASRSDAPRALVTGLGGFTGDYLAQSLRAAGYRVFGTAHGSEATGADMYRVDLCDRAALAQVVADVQPDVVAHLAAIAFVAHGDADAIYRTNVVGTRNLLEALANLENRPKAVLLASSANIYGNAAVEVIGESVEPNPANDYAVSKLAMEYMARLWHDKLPIVVARPFNYTGVGQSPQFLLPKIVSHFQRGERVIELGNIDVERDFSDVRRVVDAYRRLLQLAPAGGVFNVCSGRAVSLKSVIALMEQIAGYSIEVRVNPAFVRANEVRRLQGDGSRLQAAVGALEDIPLESTLRWMFGGGRG; the protein is encoded by the coding sequence ATGAACTCGGCTTCTCGTTCTGACGCGCCGCGGGCGCTGGTCACGGGGCTCGGCGGCTTTACCGGCGACTATCTGGCGCAGTCGCTGAGGGCGGCCGGCTATCGCGTGTTCGGCACGGCGCACGGGTCCGAGGCAACCGGGGCCGATATGTATCGGGTGGATCTGTGCGACCGCGCGGCGCTCGCACAGGTCGTCGCCGACGTGCAGCCGGACGTGGTCGCGCATCTCGCCGCGATCGCGTTCGTCGCGCACGGCGACGCCGACGCGATCTATCGCACGAACGTGGTCGGCACGCGCAACCTGCTGGAGGCGCTCGCGAACCTGGAGAACCGTCCGAAGGCGGTTCTGCTGGCCAGCAGCGCCAACATCTACGGCAACGCGGCGGTCGAGGTCATCGGCGAATCGGTCGAACCGAATCCGGCGAACGATTACGCGGTCAGCAAGCTGGCGATGGAATACATGGCCCGCCTGTGGCACGACAAGCTGCCGATCGTCGTCGCGCGCCCGTTCAACTACACGGGTGTCGGCCAGTCGCCGCAGTTCCTGCTGCCGAAGATCGTCAGCCATTTCCAGCGCGGCGAGCGCGTGATCGAACTCGGCAATATCGACGTCGAGCGCGATTTTTCGGACGTGCGCCGCGTGGTGGATGCGTATCGGCGCCTGCTGCAGCTCGCGCCCGCCGGCGGCGTGTTCAACGTCTGCTCCGGCCGGGCGGTGTCGCTGAAGTCGGTGATCGCGCTGATGGAGCAGATCGCCGGCTATTCGATCGAGGTGCGCGTCAATCCGGCTTTCGTGCGTGCGAACGAAGTGCGCCGATTGCAGGGCGACGGCTCGCGCCTGCAGGCTGCTGTCGGGGCGCTCGAGGATATCCCGCTCGAAAGCACGCTGCGCTGGATGTTTGGCGGAGGGCGCGGGTGA
- a CDS encoding MraY family glycosyltransferase, translating to MLFPISTWPAAVVVALVAAIASTAILRMLLATGLAWRLATDIPNDRSLHTLPTPRVGGWGIVPVCIVALLALAPRLWLVAIAAAGLAAMSQIDDRRGLPARVRFSAHLAAVVALIVVFPADAPWWLLVGVGFAMVWLTNLYNFMDGADGLAGGMALFGFGGYAVAALSGVHASPDLVAAGAAVAGAALGFLLLNFHPARLFLGDAGSIPLGFLAGALGYWGWRTDVWPIWFPAMVFAPFIADASVTLSRRLLRGEKFWQAHREHYYQRMVRSGVGHGRTALYWYLIMLAGIIVAVWAKGRPELQQWLSFFAWYGVLAWFGWLIDMRWRRFQSAAENNY from the coding sequence ATGCTTTTCCCGATCTCCACATGGCCTGCTGCGGTCGTGGTGGCGTTGGTCGCTGCCATCGCATCGACGGCCATCCTGCGCATGCTGCTTGCGACCGGCCTCGCATGGCGCCTCGCCACCGACATTCCGAACGATCGTTCGCTCCATACGCTGCCGACACCGCGCGTCGGCGGATGGGGCATCGTGCCGGTATGCATCGTTGCGCTGCTGGCGCTGGCGCCTCGACTGTGGCTGGTCGCCATCGCCGCGGCGGGGCTGGCCGCGATGTCGCAGATCGACGACCGGCGCGGCCTGCCTGCCCGCGTGCGGTTTTCGGCGCACCTCGCGGCAGTCGTCGCGCTGATCGTCGTCTTTCCGGCCGACGCACCCTGGTGGCTGCTCGTCGGCGTGGGCTTCGCGATGGTCTGGCTGACGAACCTGTACAACTTCATGGATGGCGCCGACGGCCTCGCGGGCGGCATGGCACTGTTCGGCTTCGGCGGGTACGCGGTCGCGGCGCTTAGTGGCGTGCACGCGTCGCCCGACCTCGTCGCGGCGGGCGCGGCGGTCGCCGGCGCGGCGCTGGGCTTTCTTCTGCTCAATTTCCACCCGGCCAGGCTGTTCCTCGGCGACGCCGGCTCGATTCCGCTCGGCTTCCTGGCTGGCGCGCTGGGTTACTGGGGCTGGCGTACCGACGTCTGGCCGATCTGGTTTCCCGCGATGGTGTTTGCGCCCTTTATTGCCGACGCATCTGTAACACTTTCGAGACGCCTGTTACGTGGTGAAAAGTTCTGGCAAGCGCACCGCGAGCATTATTATCAAAGGATGGTCCGATCGGGCGTAGGTCACGGTCGGACCGCTCTTTATTGGTACCTCATCATGCTCGCCGGCATAATTGTCGCCGTGTGGGCGAAGGGCCGCCCCGAACTGCAGCAATGGCTGTCGTTCTTCGCGTGGTATGGCGTCCTGGCATGGTTCGGGTGGTTGATCGACATGCGTTGGCGCCGGTTTCAGTCGGCCGCCGAAAACAACTATTGA